From Streptomyces durmitorensis, a single genomic window includes:
- a CDS encoding carbohydrate ABC transporter permease, with amino-acid sequence MSQGLLNFGIKPGSRTGLRPVWEEPPTRAGLATKGVTLTLVCLAVLFPVWVVVVTSLSSVKTITETGGLVVIPRGVTFVHYQELLGGGQVARATLVSVGVTVVGTLFSMVVSVLCAYGLSRPGSVLHRPILLLIVATMFFGAGLIPTYLVVQGLGLTDTYLSLILPSALNVFNILVLRAFFMGTAQELIESARIDGAGDLLILWRIVMPLSRAVIAVITLFYAVGYWSAWFNASIYLSDPGMMPLQNVMQQLVIKQQKPTGLAQAINTGHLSPLAIQMAVMVLALLPVAVLSPFVQRHFKQGMLTGAVKG; translated from the coding sequence ATGAGTCAGGGCCTCTTGAACTTCGGCATCAAGCCCGGCAGCCGCACCGGCCTGCGCCCCGTGTGGGAGGAGCCCCCGACCCGGGCCGGCCTGGCCACCAAGGGCGTGACGCTGACCCTGGTGTGCCTCGCGGTCCTCTTCCCGGTGTGGGTGGTGGTCGTCACCAGCCTCTCCTCGGTGAAGACGATCACCGAGACGGGCGGTCTGGTGGTGATCCCCCGGGGTGTCACCTTCGTCCACTACCAGGAGCTGCTCGGCGGCGGCCAGGTGGCGCGGGCCACGCTGGTCAGCGTGGGCGTCACGGTCGTCGGCACGCTCTTCAGCATGGTGGTGTCCGTCCTGTGCGCCTACGGCCTCTCGCGCCCGGGATCGGTCCTGCACCGCCCGATCCTGCTGCTGATCGTCGCCACGATGTTCTTCGGCGCCGGACTGATCCCCACCTATCTGGTGGTGCAGGGCCTCGGCCTCACGGACACCTATCTGTCGCTGATCCTGCCGAGCGCCCTGAACGTCTTCAACATCCTCGTCCTGCGGGCGTTCTTCATGGGCACGGCGCAGGAGCTGATCGAGAGCGCCCGCATCGACGGGGCCGGTGACCTGCTCATCCTGTGGCGGATCGTCATGCCCCTGTCCCGGGCGGTGATCGCGGTCATCACGCTCTTCTACGCGGTGGGGTACTGGAGCGCGTGGTTCAACGCGTCGATCTACCTCAGCGACCCGGGCATGATGCCGCTCCAGAACGTCATGCAGCAGCTGGTGATCAAACAGCAGAAGCCGACGGGTCTGGCCCAGGCGATCAACACGGGGCATCTGTCACCGCTCGCCATCCAGATGGCCGTGATGGTCCTGGCGCTCCTGCCGGTCGCCGTCCTCTCGCCGTTCGTACAGCGGCATTTCAAGCAGGGCATGCTCACCGGCGCAGTGAAGGGCTGA
- a CDS encoding ABC transporter permease gives MAQSTTHARDTTERAPTGPVEAAPPAKKAPARVPLRHRLRRDRALLLMVLPALLLLLVFNYVPLIGNVVAFQDYDPYIADNAFQAMTQSPWIGIEHFRHMADDRLFWQAVRNTLAIFAIQLTLFFPLPIALALFINSFVRPRVRAVAQAILYLPHFFSWVLVITVFQQMFGGAGLVAQVLRDHGHEGFDLMTDPGLFKFLVTFEMVWKDAGWGVIVFLAALAAVSPDLYEASAMDGANRWRRMWHIQLPALRPVVALLLVLQVGNALTVGFEQILLQRTAVGPTASEVLDTYVWNTGLDNGNFGYGAAIGIVKGVFGLLMVLGANKAAHLMGEQGVYKR, from the coding sequence ATGGCCCAGAGCACGACTCACGCGCGCGACACCACCGAGCGGGCGCCCACCGGGCCCGTCGAAGCCGCGCCCCCCGCGAAGAAGGCACCTGCCCGCGTCCCGCTGCGGCACCGGCTGCGCCGCGACCGCGCGCTGCTCCTCATGGTGCTGCCCGCGCTGCTGCTCCTGCTCGTCTTCAACTACGTACCGCTGATCGGCAACGTGGTCGCCTTCCAGGACTACGACCCCTACATCGCCGACAACGCGTTCCAGGCGATGACGCAGAGCCCCTGGATCGGCATCGAGCACTTCCGGCACATGGCCGACGACCGGCTGTTCTGGCAGGCGGTCAGGAACACCCTCGCGATCTTCGCGATCCAGCTGACGCTGTTCTTCCCGCTGCCGATCGCGCTCGCGCTGTTCATCAACAGCTTCGTGCGGCCCCGGGTGCGGGCGGTCGCCCAGGCGATCCTCTACCTGCCGCACTTCTTCTCCTGGGTCCTTGTCATCACGGTCTTCCAGCAGATGTTCGGCGGGGCGGGGCTTGTCGCGCAGGTCCTTCGGGACCACGGGCACGAGGGCTTCGACCTGATGACCGACCCGGGCCTGTTCAAATTCCTCGTCACCTTCGAGATGGTCTGGAAGGACGCGGGCTGGGGCGTCATCGTCTTCCTCGCCGCACTCGCGGCGGTCAGCCCGGACCTGTACGAGGCGTCGGCGATGGACGGCGCGAACCGCTGGCGGCGCATGTGGCACATCCAGCTGCCCGCGCTGCGCCCGGTGGTGGCGCTGCTGCTCGTGCTCCAGGTCGGCAACGCGCTCACGGTCGGCTTCGAGCAGATCCTGCTCCAGCGCACCGCCGTGGGCCCCACGGCCTCCGAGGTCCTGGACACCTACGTATGGAACACCGGCCTGGACAACGGCAACTTCGGCTACGGCGCCGCCATCGGCATCGTCAAGGGCGTCTTCGGCCTCCTGATGGTGCTCGGGGCCAACAAGGCCGCCCACCTCATGGGCGAGCAGGGGGTGTACAAGCGATGA
- a CDS encoding extracellular solute-binding protein has translation MTPNSPSTSSRSGRPGSSRRTFLAHSGLAALVVAGGAPLLTACGGSGSKNEGTTTGKKLKGLLPTYAASSLASPDIPAKNGSAAGFTKALPAADLKVSVPQKLGRGGEFTVMAPIWGNVPKQGNPYWAAMDEAAGVRVKWQNQQGDTYGQKLGAVLASSGVPDAVVVPGWELTGKIPSAIANKFADLGPYLSGDKIKEYPNLAAIPTGAWQRSIFGGKLRGLPMPSATTPNIAPFYRTDLFEKEGLEAPTSAQEFYDLCKQLNAPKSKVWACGDMSWAAWNIFGVLPEKPYYWKLVDGKLVNRYETDEYLEALEWSRKLYSAGFVHPDAKAETGSIGDLCAAGKVWMYCQDLSDWYGKAAVQRVDNKKFRMEAFDYFSADGGAPTLYARPPADIWTFISEKADEKTVRDILALANYTAAPYGSKEQRLRMYGVEGVHHTFKDGVLTKNGKGNNEVFSTYEYLASPAPFVAYPDLPDVTEGMVGWQQRQGAHTKKPLFHGMMIIEPTRYTELNAEFEDLEKDVVRGRKKVSDMQQAASDWKSGGGDKLRGWYKKLLDQTGATGDSAS, from the coding sequence ATGACGCCGAACTCCCCCTCCACCAGCTCCCGTTCGGGACGCCCCGGATCGAGCCGGAGAACCTTCCTCGCCCACTCCGGCCTGGCCGCGCTCGTCGTGGCAGGCGGGGCCCCACTGCTCACGGCCTGCGGGGGCAGCGGGTCGAAGAACGAGGGCACCACGACGGGGAAGAAGCTCAAGGGCCTGCTCCCGACGTACGCCGCGTCGTCCCTGGCCAGCCCGGACATCCCCGCCAAGAACGGCTCGGCGGCGGGCTTCACCAAGGCCCTCCCGGCGGCCGACCTGAAGGTGTCGGTTCCTCAGAAGCTCGGCAGGGGCGGCGAGTTCACCGTCATGGCGCCGATCTGGGGGAACGTACCCAAGCAGGGCAATCCCTACTGGGCGGCGATGGACGAGGCGGCCGGCGTCCGCGTCAAGTGGCAGAACCAGCAGGGCGACACGTACGGCCAGAAGCTGGGCGCGGTCCTCGCCTCCAGCGGCGTCCCGGACGCCGTGGTCGTGCCCGGCTGGGAGCTGACCGGCAAGATACCGAGCGCCATCGCCAACAAGTTCGCGGACCTCGGCCCCTACCTGAGCGGCGACAAGATCAAGGAGTATCCGAACCTCGCCGCGATCCCCACCGGCGCCTGGCAGCGCTCCATCTTCGGCGGCAAGCTGCGCGGCCTGCCGATGCCCTCCGCCACCACGCCGAACATCGCGCCGTTCTACCGCACCGACCTCTTCGAGAAGGAGGGGCTCGAAGCGCCCACCAGCGCCCAGGAGTTCTACGACCTGTGCAAGCAGCTCAACGCCCCCAAGAGCAAGGTGTGGGCGTGCGGCGACATGAGCTGGGCGGCCTGGAACATCTTCGGTGTGCTCCCGGAGAAGCCGTACTACTGGAAGCTCGTCGACGGCAAGCTCGTCAACCGCTACGAGACCGATGAGTACCTGGAAGCCCTGGAGTGGTCGCGCAAGCTCTACTCGGCGGGCTTCGTCCACCCCGACGCGAAGGCCGAGACCGGCAGCATCGGCGACCTGTGCGCGGCGGGCAAGGTCTGGATGTACTGCCAGGACCTGTCCGACTGGTACGGCAAGGCGGCCGTGCAGCGCGTGGACAACAAGAAGTTCCGCATGGAGGCGTTCGACTACTTCTCCGCCGACGGCGGCGCGCCCACCCTGTACGCGCGTCCGCCCGCCGACATCTGGACGTTCATCAGCGAGAAGGCCGACGAGAAGACCGTCCGCGACATCCTCGCCCTCGCCAACTACACAGCCGCTCCCTACGGTTCGAAGGAACAGCGCCTTCGCATGTACGGCGTCGAGGGCGTCCACCACACGTTCAAGGACGGCGTCCTCACCAAGAACGGCAAGGGCAACAACGAAGTCTTCTCGACGTACGAGTACCTGGCGTCCCCGGCGCCCTTCGTCGCCTACCCCGATCTGCCGGACGTCACCGAGGGCATGGTCGGGTGGCAGCAGCGCCAGGGCGCGCACACGAAGAAGCCGCTCTTCCACGGCATGATGATCATCGAGCCGACCCGGTACACCGAGCTGAACGCCGAGTTCGAGGACCTGGAGAAGGACGTCGTGCGGGGCCGCAAGAAGGTCTCCGACATGCAGCAGGCGGCTTCGGACTGGAAGTCGGGCGGCGGCGACAAGCTGCGCGGCTGGTACAAGAAGTTGCTCGATCAGACCGGGGCGACCGGCGACTCGGCGTCCTGA
- a CDS encoding glycoside hydrolase family 3 protein, which yields MTASPPPLRAPEQLPFHDPELPLDQRVDDLLSRLTTGERIALLHQFTPAVERLGVAAFRTGQEALHGVAWMGPATVFPQAVGLGATWNDDLVRSIGEAVATEARAMRARDDRVGLNLWAPTMNLLRHPLWGRNEEGYSEDPRLTSAIAVAYTRGLRGDHPDHWRTAPVLKHWLAHNNETDRDTSSASVRPRVLHEYDLRAFRAAVEAGAVAGVMPAYNLVNGRPNHVSPHLREHLRTWTDQDLLVCSDAGAPSNLVDSEKYFDTHEEATAASLLAGVDSFTDHGTDASIITGRIQRALEPGLLTEADIDTAARRHLSVRFRLGEFDPGQGPYADPASHAFDTSGHQALAQEAAEQAVVLLKNDGLLPLPEGTRIAVVGLLADACKTDWYSGTLIRRSTPLDGLRERFGADSITFTEGVDRVRLKCAAGWLRVPDSDQTVPPQGPEIALDPALLTGRTDLAPLTCGPEPTEFALVDWGCGTWTLRAPDGRYLSVADDGFVRASADQPGGWVVQETFALVGHGDGYLIEHTGTGGYVSVAADGVKVADEPQVFTLEFLERGDEAVARAAAQADAVIVVAGNDPHINGRETEDRTTLDLPPHQDRLWRAARAANPRTALALVSAYPYAVADAHAQLPALLWTAHGGQAAGTALARVVAGDVSPAGRLPQTWYAADTDLPDLLDYDVIGSRQTYLYFDGTPLYPFGHGLGYSSFAYEDLVTAREGDLIRVAFTVTNTGPRAADEVAQLYTRAPRDPAAALALPHRQLMAHRRIHLAPGAARRLEFQLPLSELAFWDVRHDRWAVAPGAYEMLAGASSADIRIAATVDVDAAPIAARPVREAGLAAAGYDEQDATEIVDRTRTAGDAVRAVDGGTGELLFRDCDFGDGVCAVSVEASGEGAVDLISGSTATTVTVPATGGAYDYRLRTSGFTAAGVRDLRVRLRGPLRLARLAFTATAQPRETA from the coding sequence GTGACCGCAAGCCCGCCGCCGCTCCGCGCCCCGGAACAGCTGCCCTTCCATGACCCCGAACTGCCCCTGGACCAGCGCGTGGACGACCTGTTGTCCCGGCTGACCACCGGCGAACGCATCGCGCTCCTGCACCAGTTCACGCCGGCCGTCGAACGGCTCGGCGTCGCCGCGTTCCGCACCGGACAAGAAGCCCTGCACGGCGTCGCCTGGATGGGCCCCGCCACCGTCTTCCCGCAGGCGGTCGGTCTCGGCGCCACCTGGAACGACGACCTCGTCCGCAGCATCGGCGAGGCCGTCGCCACCGAGGCGCGCGCCATGCGGGCGCGCGACGACCGCGTCGGCCTCAACCTCTGGGCACCGACGATGAACCTGCTCCGCCACCCGCTGTGGGGCAGGAACGAGGAGGGCTACTCGGAGGACCCCCGGCTCACCTCCGCCATCGCCGTCGCCTACACCCGTGGCCTGCGCGGCGACCACCCGGACCACTGGCGCACGGCCCCCGTGCTCAAGCACTGGCTGGCCCACAACAACGAGACGGACAGGGACACGTCCTCCGCCTCCGTGCGCCCGCGCGTCCTGCACGAGTACGACCTGCGGGCCTTCCGCGCGGCCGTCGAGGCCGGGGCCGTCGCCGGGGTCATGCCCGCGTACAACCTCGTCAACGGACGCCCCAACCACGTCTCGCCCCACCTGCGCGAGCACCTGCGCACCTGGACGGACCAGGACCTGCTCGTCTGCTCCGACGCGGGAGCGCCCAGCAATCTCGTCGACTCCGAGAAGTACTTCGACACCCACGAGGAGGCCACCGCGGCGTCGCTCCTCGCGGGCGTCGACAGCTTCACCGACCACGGCACCGACGCGAGCATCATCACGGGCCGCATCCAACGCGCGCTTGAGCCGGGCCTGTTGACCGAGGCCGACATCGACACGGCGGCACGCCGTCACCTGTCCGTCCGCTTCCGGCTCGGCGAGTTCGACCCCGGCCAGGGCCCGTACGCGGACCCGGCATCGCACGCCTTCGACACATCCGGACACCAGGCGCTCGCCCAGGAGGCAGCCGAGCAGGCCGTCGTCCTGCTGAAGAACGACGGCCTGCTCCCGCTGCCCGAAGGCACCCGCATCGCGGTCGTCGGCCTGCTCGCCGACGCGTGCAAGACCGACTGGTACAGCGGCACCCTGATCCGCCGCAGCACACCCCTGGACGGACTGCGCGAACGGTTCGGTGCCGACAGCATCACCTTCACCGAAGGCGTGGACCGGGTGCGCCTGAAGTGCGCGGCCGGATGGCTCCGGGTGCCGGACTCCGACCAGACCGTGCCGCCCCAGGGGCCGGAGATCGCCCTGGACCCGGCCCTGCTCACCGGCCGCACCGACCTGGCCCCCCTGACCTGCGGCCCCGAGCCGACCGAGTTCGCCCTCGTCGACTGGGGATGCGGCACATGGACGCTGCGCGCCCCCGACGGCCGCTACCTCTCGGTCGCCGACGACGGCTTCGTGCGCGCGTCCGCTGACCAGCCCGGCGGCTGGGTCGTACAGGAGACGTTCGCGCTGGTCGGCCACGGGGACGGGTACCTCATCGAGCACACAGGGACGGGTGGGTACGTCTCTGTCGCCGCCGACGGCGTGAAGGTTGCCGACGAGCCGCAGGTCTTCACCCTCGAATTCCTGGAGCGCGGCGACGAGGCCGTGGCGCGTGCCGCTGCGCAGGCCGACGCCGTGATCGTCGTCGCCGGGAACGACCCCCACATCAACGGCCGCGAGACCGAGGACCGCACGACACTCGACCTGCCACCCCACCAGGACCGGCTCTGGCGCGCCGCCCGAGCGGCCAACCCCCGCACCGCGCTCGCCCTGGTCTCCGCCTATCCGTACGCGGTCGCCGACGCCCACGCCCAGCTGCCCGCGCTGCTGTGGACCGCGCACGGCGGACAGGCCGCGGGCACCGCGCTCGCCCGGGTCGTCGCGGGCGACGTCTCCCCGGCAGGACGCCTCCCGCAGACCTGGTACGCCGCCGACACCGACCTGCCCGACCTGCTCGACTACGACGTCATCGGCTCCCGGCAGACCTACCTCTACTTCGACGGCACCCCGCTCTACCCCTTCGGGCACGGCCTCGGCTACTCCTCCTTCGCGTACGAGGACCTGGTGACCGCGCGCGAAGGGGACCTGATCCGGGTCGCGTTCACCGTCACCAACACCGGCCCCCGCGCCGCGGACGAGGTGGCCCAGCTCTACACCCGGGCACCCCGGGACCCCGCGGCGGCCCTCGCCCTGCCGCACCGGCAACTCATGGCGCACCGCCGCATCCACCTCGCGCCCGGGGCCGCGCGCCGCCTGGAGTTCCAACTGCCGCTCTCCGAGCTGGCGTTCTGGGACGTGCGCCACGACCGGTGGGCCGTGGCGCCCGGTGCGTACGAGATGCTTGCCGGAGCCTCCAGCGCCGACATCCGCATCGCCGCGACCGTCGACGTCGACGCCGCCCCGATCGCCGCCAGGCCGGTGCGGGAGGCAGGACTCGCGGCGGCGGGCTACGACGAACAGGACGCCACCGAGATCGTCGACCGCACCAGGACGGCCGGCGATGCCGTGCGCGCGGTGGACGGCGGCACGGGTGAACTGCTCTTCCGGGACTGCGACTTCGGAGACGGCGTGTGCGCGGTCTCGGTCGAGGCTTCGGGGGAGGGAGCCGTCGACCTCATCTCGGGCAGCACCGCCACCACCGTCACCGTCCCGGCGACCGGCGGCGCGTACGACTACCGCCTGCGCACCTCCGGCTTCACCGCCGCCGGAGTGCGCGATCTGCGCGTGCGGCTGCGCGGCCCCCTGCGGCTCGCACGGCTCGCCTTCACCGCCACCGCACAGCCGAGGGAGACCGCATGA
- the yicI gene encoding alpha-xylosidase, producing MKFTDGFWLMRDGVRASYATDVRDVREGEGRFTAYAAVHRVRERGDTLNTPLVTVECFSPADGVIGVRATHHAGKAAHGPDFRLYETEGAGILKREGTVIELASGPLTVRLDTSKPWGLQFLDADDKLLTAVERRGTGFATAPDGSHHMIGQLALGVGEYIYGLGERFTPYVKNGQNVDIWQADGGTSSEQAYKNIPFHLSSRGYGVFVNHPGKVSYEIGSESVGQVQFSVEDQSIEYYVIAGPTPKDVLRRYTALTGRPALPPAWSFGLWLTTSFCTPYDEETVTAFVDGMAERDIPLGVFHFDCFWMREYQWTDFRWDPEVFPDPEGMLRRLRERGLKVSVWINPYIAQKSALFAGAAAEGYLVRRPNGDIWQWDLWQPGMALVDFTNPAAREWYAGLLRNLLDQGVDCFKTDFGERVPTDVLWHDGSDPERMHNYYAQLYNSTVFELLEKERGPGQAVVFARSATAGGQQFPVHWGGDCFASLGAMAESLRGGLSLSLSGFGFWSHDIGGFEGTPDPAVFKRWLAFGLLSSHSRLHGNVSYRVPWAFGDEAVDVARKFTRLKHRLMPYLYGVAVEAHRTGVPVMRPMFLEFPDDPACRTLDRQYMLGPDLLVAPVLTAEGDVEFYVPEGTWTHLLTGESVTGPAWRHETHGFDSLPLYVRPGALLPLGADDQRADGDWLQDLTLLVAPDTEDGTEITVPDLEGRPAAVFRAERDGAGVRVTAEGSARAFTVRTVADWADPGGNPSPGGGDKDMQAVHHRRNDPGT from the coding sequence ATGAAGTTCACCGACGGCTTCTGGCTGATGCGTGACGGGGTGCGCGCCTCGTACGCGACCGATGTGCGCGACGTGCGGGAGGGCGAGGGGCGGTTCACGGCGTACGCCGCCGTCCACCGGGTCCGTGAACGCGGCGACACCCTCAACACCCCGCTCGTCACCGTCGAATGCTTCTCGCCCGCCGACGGCGTGATCGGCGTCCGGGCGACCCACCACGCCGGAAAGGCCGCGCACGGACCGGACTTCCGCCTGTACGAGACCGAGGGCGCGGGAATCCTCAAGCGTGAGGGCACCGTCATCGAGCTCGCCAGCGGCCCGCTCACCGTGCGCCTGGACACCAGCAAGCCCTGGGGCCTCCAATTCCTCGACGCCGACGACAAGCTGCTGACAGCGGTCGAGCGCAGAGGCACCGGCTTCGCCACCGCGCCCGACGGAAGCCACCACATGATCGGCCAACTCGCCCTGGGAGTGGGCGAGTACATCTACGGCCTCGGCGAGCGCTTCACCCCGTACGTCAAGAACGGCCAGAACGTCGACATCTGGCAGGCCGACGGCGGCACCAGCAGCGAGCAGGCCTACAAGAACATCCCCTTCCACCTCTCCTCGCGCGGCTACGGCGTCTTCGTCAACCACCCCGGCAAGGTCTCCTACGAGATCGGCTCCGAATCCGTCGGCCAGGTCCAGTTCAGCGTCGAGGACCAGTCGATCGAGTACTACGTCATCGCGGGACCCACGCCCAAGGACGTCCTGCGCCGCTACACCGCGCTGACCGGCCGCCCCGCGCTGCCCCCCGCCTGGTCGTTCGGCCTGTGGCTGACGACCTCCTTCTGCACGCCCTACGACGAGGAGACCGTCACCGCCTTCGTCGACGGCATGGCCGAGCGCGACATCCCGCTCGGCGTCTTCCACTTCGACTGCTTCTGGATGCGCGAGTACCAGTGGACCGACTTCCGCTGGGACCCCGAGGTCTTCCCCGACCCGGAGGGCATGCTGCGCAGGCTCCGCGAGCGCGGCCTGAAGGTCAGCGTGTGGATCAACCCGTACATCGCGCAGAAGTCCGCACTCTTCGCCGGGGCCGCCGCCGAGGGGTATCTCGTCCGGCGGCCGAACGGCGACATCTGGCAGTGGGACCTCTGGCAGCCGGGCATGGCGCTCGTGGACTTCACGAACCCGGCCGCCCGCGAGTGGTACGCGGGCCTGCTGCGCAACCTGCTCGACCAGGGAGTCGACTGCTTCAAGACCGACTTCGGCGAACGCGTCCCCACCGACGTCCTGTGGCACGACGGCTCGGACCCCGAGCGCATGCACAACTACTACGCGCAGCTCTACAACAGCACGGTCTTCGAACTCCTGGAGAAGGAACGCGGCCCCGGACAGGCGGTCGTCTTCGCCCGGTCGGCGACGGCGGGCGGCCAGCAGTTCCCGGTGCACTGGGGCGGCGACTGCTTCGCCTCGCTCGGTGCCATGGCCGAGTCGCTGCGCGGCGGCCTCTCCCTGTCGCTCTCCGGCTTCGGCTTCTGGAGCCACGACATCGGCGGCTTCGAAGGCACCCCGGACCCCGCGGTCTTCAAACGCTGGCTCGCCTTCGGCCTGCTCTCCTCGCACAGCCGCCTGCACGGCAACGTCTCCTACCGGGTGCCGTGGGCGTTCGGCGACGAAGCGGTCGACGTGGCACGGAAGTTCACGCGGCTCAAGCACCGCCTCATGCCGTACCTGTACGGCGTGGCCGTCGAGGCCCACCGCACGGGCGTCCCCGTCATGCGCCCCATGTTCCTGGAGTTCCCCGACGACCCCGCCTGCCGCACCCTGGACCGGCAGTACATGCTCGGCCCCGACCTCCTGGTCGCCCCCGTCCTCACCGCGGAGGGGGACGTCGAGTTCTACGTGCCCGAAGGCACCTGGACCCACCTGCTGACCGGGGAGAGCGTCACAGGCCCCGCATGGCGGCACGAGACCCACGGCTTCGACAGCCTGCCCCTGTACGTCCGGCCCGGCGCGCTGCTCCCGCTGGGCGCCGACGACCAGCGCGCCGACGGCGACTGGCTCCAGGACCTCACCCTCCTGGTCGCCCCGGACACGGAGGACGGCACCGAGATCACCGTGCCCGACCTGGAGGGCAGGCCCGCGGCCGTCTTCCGAGCGGAACGGGACGGCGCTGGGGTCCGCGTCACGGCCGAGGGGAGCGCACGCGCCTTCACGGTGCGCACGGTGGCGGATTGGGCGGACCCGGGCGGCAACCCTTCGCCGGGCGGCGGCGACAAGGACATGCAAGCCGTCCACCACCGAAGGAATGATCCGGGAACATGA
- a CDS encoding pectate lyase: MTPRATKRVRHRRGLTKRRAVVGGIAALGMTGAALVTSTMMSSAGAATAWPEAKGQKPTSKTIEVSGTYDGGLKRHYGTGDLGGDGQDEGQDPLFKLKDGAVLKNVILGSPAADGVHCSGSCTLQNVWWEDVGEDAATFKGTSANSTYTVYGGGAKKADDKVFQFNGAGKLVVTKFQVSDFGKLVRACGNCSKQYQRNIIVNDVDITAPGKSIVGINTNYGDTAALRNIRIHGDGNKKIATCDRFTGNNTGAEPPKTGTGPDGKYCKFTASDISYK; this comes from the coding sequence ATGACCCCACGAGCGACCAAGCGCGTCCGTCACCGCCGAGGTCTCACCAAGCGCCGTGCCGTCGTCGGCGGCATCGCCGCGCTCGGCATGACCGGCGCCGCCCTCGTCACCAGCACCATGATGTCGAGCGCGGGAGCGGCGACCGCGTGGCCCGAGGCCAAGGGCCAGAAGCCGACGTCCAAGACCATCGAGGTCTCCGGCACCTACGACGGTGGCCTCAAGCGCCACTACGGCACCGGCGACCTGGGCGGCGACGGCCAGGACGAGGGCCAGGACCCGCTCTTCAAGCTGAAGGACGGCGCGGTCCTGAAGAACGTCATCCTCGGCTCCCCGGCCGCGGACGGCGTGCACTGCTCGGGCAGCTGCACCCTCCAGAACGTGTGGTGGGAGGACGTCGGCGAGGACGCGGCCACGTTCAAGGGCACATCGGCGAACTCGACGTACACCGTCTACGGCGGTGGCGCGAAGAAGGCCGACGACAAGGTCTTCCAGTTCAACGGCGCGGGCAAGCTGGTCGTGACCAAGTTCCAGGTCTCCGACTTCGGCAAGCTGGTGCGGGCCTGCGGCAACTGCTCCAAGCAGTACCAGCGCAACATCATCGTGAACGACGTCGACATCACCGCCCCCGGCAAGTCGATCGTCGGCATCAACACCAACTACGGCGACACGGCCGCGCTGCGCAACATCCGCATCCACGGCGACGGCAACAAGAAGATCGCCACCTGCGACCGCTTCACCGGCAACAACACCGGTGCCGAGCCGCCCAAGACGGGCACGGGCCCCGACGGCAAGTACTGCAAGTTCACCGCTTCGGACATCAGCTACAAGTAG
- a CDS encoding aldose epimerase family protein — METSRRTVLASAAAAGLTAAVAGTSHASAGRTPTKELFGKLADGTKVYRWSLANGGTRMKVLSYGGIVQSLELPDRHGRYTNVSLGYDTIEAYVAGTTFFGALIGRYGNRIAKGRFTLDGKTHQLSVNDGDNSLHGGAKGFNTRVWDVEPFADSTGVGLVLRYVSVDGEMGYPGTLRVKVTYTLTARGDWRIDYAATTDKATVVNLTNHTYYNFAGEGSGDILDHELALAAARFTPTDAGLIPTGELAKVAGTPFDFRRAKTVGEDIRVSHPQLVTAKGFDHNWVLDKGITQRPEPFATLRDPESGRSMKIATTEPGVQFYSGNFLDGTLTGPSGRTYRQGDGLCLETQHFPDSPNQPKFPSTVLRPGQTYRSSTVHSFSAR; from the coding sequence ATGGAAACGAGCAGACGCACCGTCCTGGCCTCGGCCGCCGCCGCCGGCCTCACCGCCGCCGTCGCGGGCACCTCGCACGCCTCGGCGGGCCGCACGCCCACCAAGGAGCTCTTCGGGAAGCTGGCCGACGGGACCAAGGTGTACCGCTGGTCCCTCGCCAACGGCGGCACCCGCATGAAGGTGCTCTCGTACGGCGGCATCGTGCAGTCCCTCGAACTCCCGGACCGGCACGGCCGGTACACCAACGTCTCCCTGGGCTACGACACCATCGAGGCGTACGTCGCCGGAACCACCTTCTTCGGCGCGCTGATCGGCCGCTACGGCAACCGCATCGCCAAGGGCCGCTTCACCCTGGACGGCAAGACCCACCAGCTCTCCGTGAACGACGGCGACAACAGCCTGCACGGCGGGGCCAAGGGCTTCAACACGCGGGTGTGGGACGTGGAGCCGTTCGCCGACTCCACCGGCGTGGGCCTCGTCCTGCGGTATGTGAGCGTCGACGGCGAGATGGGCTACCCCGGGACGCTGCGCGTGAAGGTGACGTACACGCTCACCGCGCGCGGCGACTGGCGCATCGACTACGCGGCGACCACGGACAAGGCGACCGTGGTGAATCTGACGAACCACACGTACTACAACTTCGCGGGCGAGGGCAGCGGCGACATCCTGGACCACGAACTGGCCCTGGCCGCCGCCCGGTTCACTCCGACGGACGCCGGTCTCATCCCGACCGGTGAGCTGGCGAAGGTGGCGGGCACGCCCTTCGACTTCCGGCGGGCGAAGACGGTGGGCGAAGACATCCGTGTCTCCCACCCGCAACTGGTGACCGCCAAGGGCTTCGACCACAACTGGGTCCTGGACAAGGGCATCACACAGCGCCCCGAGCCCTTCGCGACGCTGCGCGACCCGGAGTCGGGACGCTCCATGAAGATCGCCACGACCGAGCCGGGCGTGCAGTTCTACTCCGGGAACTTCCTCGACGGCACCCTCACCGGGCCTTCGGGGCGCACCTACCGGCAGGGCGACGGTCTGTGCCTGGAGACCCAGCACTTCCCGGACTCCCCCAACCAGCCGAAGTTCCCCTCGACGGTGCTGCGGCCCGGGCAGACCTACCGGTCCAGCACGGTCCACAGCTTCTCGGCGCGCTGA